In Anaerobaca lacustris, one DNA window encodes the following:
- the murJ gene encoding murein biosynthesis integral membrane protein MurJ, with product MIKGFRQIVALTVLSRVLGMVRDMVFAFFLGASGVMDGWVIAFMIPNLSRRLFGEGAASSSLIPVYSQELEKDRHGADRLAMTVATVVFVILTVIVVAGEALICILYMFSDHEAARLKLLLTGVMLPYMTLICTVAILGGILNTHRHFAAPAAAPVVLNLLLIGSLCFGGWVLKVPARTLVFLAAVAVLLTGIVQLAMHVPPLRSCGVPLRPAWDIRSAAFRRVLLLMGPMVLGLAATQINTLADHFVALWLSGSAEKGHFFELFGRRIGYPLWEGAVSQLFYAQRLYQFPLGVFGISLATAIFPVLSADAARKDFTSLCRTVSRGLRCSVFIALPATIGLLLVGEPLVAIIFERGEFRSADTIGTTFTLAFYVLGLSGYIAQQVLTRVFYSLQESDVPAKSAVVAVLVNVCLNLTLVWFLGTGGLAASTAICSYIQVAILAAILRRRLGPEIFRGMGRTVMQTIGATICMEAVLLGVLYTLRYRGTSLQLSLAVPAAAGTYVLVAWLFRFEMLSLLSGGRRPKD from the coding sequence TTGATCAAGGGGTTTCGGCAAATTGTGGCGCTGACGGTCCTCAGCCGCGTCCTCGGCATGGTCCGCGATATGGTCTTCGCTTTCTTCCTGGGCGCCAGCGGTGTCATGGATGGATGGGTCATCGCCTTCATGATCCCCAATCTCTCCCGGCGGCTCTTCGGCGAGGGCGCCGCCTCCTCGTCGCTGATCCCGGTCTACAGTCAGGAACTGGAGAAAGACCGACATGGGGCGGACCGCCTGGCCATGACGGTCGCGACCGTCGTGTTTGTCATCCTGACGGTGATCGTGGTCGCCGGCGAGGCGTTGATCTGCATTCTGTACATGTTTTCGGATCACGAGGCGGCCCGACTGAAGCTGCTGCTCACCGGGGTGATGCTGCCCTATATGACCCTGATCTGCACGGTGGCGATTCTGGGCGGCATTCTGAACACACACAGGCACTTCGCCGCCCCTGCAGCGGCCCCTGTCGTTTTGAATCTGCTGTTGATCGGCTCGCTGTGCTTTGGCGGGTGGGTCCTGAAGGTCCCGGCGAGAACGTTGGTCTTCCTGGCGGCTGTGGCCGTCCTGTTGACGGGAATCGTGCAACTGGCCATGCACGTCCCGCCGCTTCGATCCTGCGGAGTGCCGTTGCGGCCCGCCTGGGACATTCGATCGGCCGCGTTTCGCCGGGTGCTGCTCCTGATGGGACCGATGGTGCTGGGCCTGGCCGCCACGCAGATCAACACGCTCGCCGATCACTTCGTTGCGTTGTGGCTGTCGGGCTCGGCCGAGAAAGGGCACTTTTTCGAGCTGTTCGGGCGCCGCATCGGATACCCGCTGTGGGAGGGGGCGGTCTCGCAACTGTTTTACGCCCAGCGGCTCTATCAGTTCCCGCTCGGCGTGTTCGGCATCTCTCTGGCGACAGCGATCTTCCCGGTATTGAGCGCCGATGCGGCCCGCAAGGACTTCACGTCGTTGTGCCGCACGGTCTCTCGAGGGTTGCGATGCTCTGTGTTCATCGCACTGCCGGCCACCATCGGCCTGCTGCTGGTCGGTGAGCCCCTGGTCGCCATCATCTTCGAGCGAGGCGAATTCCGCTCGGCCGACACCATCGGGACCACGTTCACCCTGGCCTTCTACGTACTCGGACTCAGCGGATACATCGCTCAGCAGGTTCTGACGCGCGTGTTCTACTCGCTTCAGGAGTCGGATGTGCCGGCCAAGAGCGCGGTGGTCGCGGTGCTCGTCAATGTGTGTCTGAACCTGACGCTGGTCTGGTTCCTCGGCACCGGCGGGCTGGCCGCCTCCACGGCGATCTGCTCGTATATCCAGGTGGCGATCCTCGCGGCGATCCTGCGACGCCGGTTGGGCCCGGAGATCTTCAGGGGGATGGGCCGGACGGTCATGCAGACGATCGGGGCGACGATCTGTATGGAGGCGGTCCTGCTGGGTGTGCTGTACACGCTGCGATACCGTGGAACGTCGCTTCAGTTGTCGCTGGCGGTTCCCGCTGCGGCCGGCACGTACGTGCTGGTCGCCTGGCTCTTCCGCTTCGAGATGCTCTCGCTCTTGTCCGGCGGCCGCCGTCCGAAAGACTGA
- a CDS encoding FtsW/RodA/SpoVE family cell cycle protein, with the protein MLNFLKGRLLPVRICLLASMVALVAIGVATIYIVGHPEEPSPASDAAELAGYWKKQLVFAVVGLGGLVAANLVNYRRLGAVSHWIYGVTVVLLVVILVGKYVSLPFVPQRGGAYRWIVFKIGSHSLPAIQPSEFCKLAYILALAWYLRYRSNYSRFRSLVGPFALTLLPMVLILLEPDLGTVLLMMPVFFTMLFVAGARIKHLAMIVLLAVVVSPAMWFMLRPYQRMRISSVLLQSQWVRQKAEQSPTVGRLLVGGRFTERRWRNDWGYHLVRSKFAVASGGWSGAGYGRGPFIKYDFLPERHNDFIFSVIAHQWGFIGCLGFLLLYVLLVACGLEIAVHNTDPFGRLMAMGIVAMFVVEVATNVGMTLGLMPITGMTLPFVSYGGSSLLVNMMAVGLLNNVGRCRPFSVAPRKGIEA; encoded by the coding sequence ATGCTTAATTTCTTGAAAGGGCGGCTCTTACCTGTCCGGATCTGCCTGCTTGCCAGTATGGTTGCCTTGGTGGCGATCGGGGTCGCGACGATCTACATCGTTGGCCATCCTGAGGAGCCCAGTCCGGCCAGCGATGCGGCCGAACTGGCCGGATACTGGAAGAAGCAACTGGTCTTTGCCGTCGTCGGCTTGGGAGGTCTGGTCGCCGCCAACCTGGTGAACTATCGCCGCCTGGGGGCTGTAAGCCACTGGATCTACGGCGTTACCGTGGTGTTGCTGGTCGTTATCCTCGTGGGCAAGTACGTTTCGCTGCCGTTCGTGCCCCAGCGGGGGGGGGCCTACCGGTGGATCGTGTTCAAGATCGGTTCTCATTCTCTGCCGGCGATTCAGCCGTCGGAGTTCTGCAAGCTGGCCTACATCCTGGCGCTGGCGTGGTACCTTCGCTACCGGAGCAATTACAGCCGGTTCCGCTCGCTGGTGGGCCCGTTCGCCCTGACCCTGCTGCCGATGGTCTTGATCCTGCTCGAACCGGACCTTGGCACGGTCCTGCTGATGATGCCGGTGTTCTTCACCATGCTCTTCGTCGCGGGGGCCCGGATCAAGCATCTGGCGATGATCGTTCTGCTGGCGGTAGTCGTCAGCCCGGCGATGTGGTTCATGCTCCGACCTTACCAGCGGATGCGAATCAGCAGCGTGTTGCTCCAGAGCCAGTGGGTGCGCCAGAAGGCCGAGCAGAGTCCAACAGTGGGCCGGCTTCTGGTCGGGGGCAGGTTCACCGAACGTCGCTGGCGAAACGACTGGGGCTATCACCTGGTCCGTTCGAAGTTCGCCGTCGCCTCGGGTGGCTGGAGCGGCGCCGGGTACGGCCGCGGACCGTTCATCAAGTACGACTTCCTCCCGGAACGGCACAACGACTTCATCTTCTCGGTCATCGCGCATCAATGGGGCTTCATCGGTTGCCTGGGGTTTCTGTTGTTGTACGTGCTTCTCGTGGCGTGCGGGTTGGAGATCGCCGTGCATAATACCGATCCGTTCGGCCGGCTCATGGCGATGGGGATCGTCGCCATGTTCGTCGTCGAGGTTGCCACCAACGTCGGTATGACACTGGGTCTGATGCCGATCACGGGAATGACGTTGCCTTTCGTCAGCTATGGGGGGTCCAGTCTGTTGGTCAACATGATGGCGGTTGGTCTGCTGAACAACGTGGGTCGGTGTCGGCCGTTCAGCGTCGCGCCGCGCAAGGGAATCGAGGCGTAA